In the Diprion similis isolate iyDipSimi1 chromosome 13, iyDipSimi1.1, whole genome shotgun sequence genome, GTTTTCTAACACCCGAATTCATCCGTATACAATGATAGATATACCCATACAACCCGAGTTATTTAATTTCCTCTCTCGTAGATATTACAATGGTGACATCTTGTGTATAGATTGGATAGGTATTTTGAAAGATTGCAGGGATTGTTCCGTTGACGTAGGCTTTACCGTGGATCATACACACCCCGTTATATCTATGGCTTCGCTCCACGGACGCGGGGTATCGGTGCAGGACGCCCGTTCCAGTTATCAATCATGCTGCACCAACGCGTACgcataatttaaaaaacctGGCGACAATCGAACCGCAATCACGAATCTGCAAATAGGTTAAAGGTTGATACGtatcgataaataattgacTCGCAGCGTAATCGTGATAGCATAATTTTCGCTTACGTATTGTAATCTTAAATCTACAGTCACGGAGGTGTCTTTTCCGCACCGGATGGTGGTGGACGTATATTATACTCGCTACACCGTGCGCGAGGAGTTGCGGTGCGGGCTCTCACCAGTGGACTCTCGAGAGTGCCAATATAATTTAACTATTACCTATATTCTTAGAATTCAACGTTGTAACTTAAAGGAACCACCAAACCAAACTGCTCGCAATGATAAGAAAATTCGACAGTTTGTTCAACTCTGTTGCGCAAGCGGAGTGAAACAATTAAGATCGATGGTTGGGTATTCAATTCCAATATTCAATCGATCATCTCTCTGCGTACCGAATGCGTATTCGATAATTATGCAACCGCGCGGtcgagatgaagaaaaaataacaacaataaagtGAGTTGAGAACCACCGGGTGCAGCTGCCGCACCGCGGCGGTATCTCGTCCACGTCGTCCACGCCGCTGGTCACCCACACCTCGAGAGAAGTTGGCGTGAGGAGAAAGCGGGGGTGGCGAAGGTCCGGGCGGTTTGGTATGAAGGACTGAGGGAGCTGGGTTTGGCAGCGAAGCGGAAAAGGGGCGAGGGGAGGGAGGAGGTGTTTCAACCACCCACTaattctcatcgtcagccTTAGGTAGGTTTATACTGGTGTGATGGAGCGGTGcctacgtatacgtatagccAGGTTACACCCTTCTTAGCCAAGAAACGTATACCTCTTCTCAGCTTGGCCGCAGTTTCGACAAGAAGGGATGCTCATTTCGTACCTGCAGGTCTCTAATACCCTAACCTATATGCAGCGGTCTATAAACTAGGGCATTTATCGAAATCGGTTCGTGAGGTTTTTGTGCGTGCGTCGGGGCTGGAAGGGTGAGGTTTACTGCATCAAATCGTGCAAATGCCAAAAGTCTGTCAAGTTATGCTCGTAGCTCGTTACTTTttcataggtataataaacaaaagacCGCTTGAGTACCGAATACTACCGCCGATTTTTAACGTCCGTATCATCGCGTGAGTGCGAGATTTGGCTGCAGAAAGAGGCCGAAGCAACACCTTCGAACGAACAccttatgtatacctatataggtatacgtatttCTTGACTTTTCTTAAAATTGGCATTGGAAGGAGATTTTGACAAGTTTGCGCTACAGGGATCTACAGCCTGTAGAACGTTTTACGAAATCCGTGGATGAACATGTGTGTTCCTTGGATCGCATCGTAGGTGTAAGCAAGTATAAAATTCTCACTCGAAATCATTGCCGTCGTTGGATAAGAGTCGTCGGAGCACATCGCGATATCCAAATTCAAATCCCGATTCTCTCGGCTTACTTATTTctatcaaaaattataaaagcaAACACCGTTTTCttgattaaatttcatttaggTATCAGTATTAATTTCAGTTCGATTTTATTACTTTAAAACATTTCCTTCTACtaccatcttttcgaaaaacttGAAACCGATGACAAACCGTCGATGCCGATACGTCAGTTTATTATGCCGATAATGTAGAACACACACTGACCGACTGTGACGGCAGTTATAGGCGGGCGGATCATCGACGTGTGGCAGGCGACATCGCGTTCAAATTTTAGAATACCTCTGCCTACAGATACAATGGATGAATTTCATCTTCTACCGCAACCTTCCAATCATATTCCGAACCCATATTACGTAAATTGTCTCCAACTCTTATCAGATTGCTATGATGAAATTACTTACATATGGCAGAAAATTTATGCAGAGTTTATCGCATAATTCATCGCTCCGATGTCAAAGTAATCCTTAAATTCGTTGACGGAAGATCTATCTTGAGTCAATAAATCACGCACAACATCGGCTGCCGTCACCGTGCACTTTTTGCTGTTGCAAGTATAACTTACTCACATCCTGTGACACTGCCAGTTTGATAAATTTCACTCATCGATTAATTACAAacgcgtaattttttttcaccggccGATTCGAGAGCGTTGCACAGGAAACAATTCGGAAAATCGATTGTTGTCCTACTTCCCGAGATTTCACTCAGTTATGTAAAAAGCTACATtccatttttgtaaatcaaTCGAAAACAATGTGAAAACTATGTGGACCGATCATTCATTATTAGCATACCAAGTTCGTGTCTCCGCGATACGTAATCAACCTCCGATTCATAATCATACGTAGGACCGGCCGGAGCTAAAAACAAAAGAGTTATATCCAACGCAACGCGCCCACAGGTGTGAAGTGAGCCCAAAGCGGGGGAATTCGTATTCTTTTCCCGCTAATTCAGTTCGGAGACAAATGAACAATCTCACCGCACTTCACGCGTATccggaaattcaaattactctaATTTGTACCGAATTTCGattcaaaataattgttcCGTGACATTGTAAACTAACAATCTCGATAATCTGTTGATGGTCGCAGGGACTGTTTCAATGTTAATATAGGGTTAGATTCATTTTGCAGTATATGATCGTTCGTTTATGGAAGAATCAACAAAAATGCAGacagtataaaaaaagaaataaagttaaataagtttcaaatttgttgaaagataATGTCGACATTTATCGATACATTCTATGTACATaccgtttaattttttagccGGATCGCCTGTGCTCTCCGACGTGGGTTCTTCACAGACAAAAGGGAAAtagcttcgaattttctacaGTACTGATTAGTCTTCTGTTAGGTCAAGGCTACAACGCCTACGTTGTAAGTGGCTATGCGAGCAGAGAACAAGTTAGTTACGATTGCACCCGTAAGGTATGCCCATACCTACAGAAACCAGAAGAGCCAAAGCAAGAAGCCGTATCCCTGGAAACTCAAAGATATCGCTTGAAACCACCTCCCGACATGAGGAGTAAATTTTTGTTGGAAATGGAGGCAAGCGAACGTAAGAAGTTGGAagatgatttgaaatttcaagaagaAGAACGTGATAAGATGATTCAAGTACGATACAGCATCCGAGCATATGAGTCATTTTTAACCAGTGAATTGTATGAACCGGATGAttatataacgtataattGTTATTTGACAGGAACTTGAGCGCCCACCACCGGACGAATATTGGGGATACAGAATACACTCATGGGTGGTCATTTTACCTGAAGAAAATGGTGGGCGCAAGGATGAAATTCTGGAACCCATTTTCATCGAGCCTACGTCGGGGGAATTTCATTATCCTGCCGACAATAAAACCAGTAATCTGTACCTGGGCGTAGAGAGCATTTGGAACGATCAGAATTATTGGGTAAACATGCAAATCTGCGCTAACGGATGTGCGTCCATTGACTGGGATCTAACCAAACCCAAATTGTGGGAGCATCTCCTTCCCGGAGAGCCTTGGACGAAACGAGGAGTAGACGAAGAGGAGGCCGAACAGGATCTCAATATTCAGATGGACAAGCACTTGGACATGCCTGTTTCttgggtggaaaaaatttcattatctaGCGTCGGTATGTTCATCCTGACCATTATAATCTGCATGTGCTAGAAACACCTGGTGTGATTGTATgaattgcttttctttttataccaaTATTGCTTTAGCTTTTGAGAGACGCTATCCAGGTGGAAGTAAAACTATACTTTACAAAAAGGCCAAATTAGAACTGTACGCTCCTTATGTTCAGAGGGACGgcttggttaaaaaaattacattgttcGAGGATTATGAGTATATGATCCCTACGGCTATCTACGAGACGTTTACTAATCGAACTGATTACAGAGTGAAAACTGTGAAGAATTTAGATACCGAAACGGTAATTGATTACTACAAGAGAGGACGCCCAGATGCATGTAAAGGTAAAAATACAGTGTTGATGTATCGTCAAGATAATGCATTAATAGGTAtaggaattaaaaatttgtatagaaCATCGATATTTCCTGAGCGACGCTGTGGTGGATTCAGAAACTTCGTTGGACTTTTACGACGTTGTTCGTTTGGATGGACTAACTCGAATTGAAATACACCCTTCATATCTTATCCAACATTTTGCCAATCGCAAAGATCGCCTCTATTATCGGTAATATTTGCTCAACTTCTAGGAATTTTAAAACGTACAATCGATATTTTGACCTTCTTCGAGTTACAAAAACTGAAATTCCAGATACGTCCAGTATGCCTCGGAGAAGACTACTTCGCtaattgaagaatatttaCGGATTGTTTGGGTATATAACATTATTAAAAAAGGGAAGGGATACAGTGCAACTCAGTACATAAATgattttacagaaaataaCTGAGAAATATCACAGAAACGaatctatacctgctagcaaAGACGTTTGCATTCGCGAGTTTGCAGTAGGTGACAACGAAATAAGACTGAAATATCATTACGAAAGCGGCAAGGGTACCAGAGCTACTCGGACGTTTGTAAAACCGCTTCCATCGGACAGAGGGGAACGGCTCACCTTTAATCCTGATATGACAAGTGGATATAACGTTCAGTACTTGAAGTCTTCTACccttatcgaaaaaaagtattgcaaTTACTCTTCGTTTTAATCCACTAATATTTGCCAATATTCTGGTTGCAGCCAGACCCCATGGCACCTCCAGAAAAATCGTTGACGCTCTATTACGAACTGGACAAGCAATTGAAGGAAGAAGAGGTATGTAGGACGTTGATCGCAGCTGCAGAGGATGAAGTGAAAGCATTTTTAAAGGGACGTTCGCTCGAGTATTCCCTGCCCATTTTGTCAGTGTCCTTGTTTGACAGGAATAGAAACGACGAGGCTAAGGCTGGAATGTTTGCCAGGGTAAGTAGACTCATAAATTTCGAAACATATCAGGAAGAAAAAGGCAAGTCCATAAGTTAACAGAGTCTTCATCTGCTCAAGACCCAATGTATTTCAAGTCGTGTCAAAGGTAAAGGGAgaagcattttttttacgtttcaaTCCTGGAGTGTTCTTTGAGCTCGGAATCGAATACAAGTGTTTCTTTCAACAACATTGAGATATGTGACAAAACAATCAACAAACATAGAAGAAATAACAATCTGAGATTTTAAGTAACTTAGTAGATGCAAATTAGCGAAACTTACGGATTAACTTAGCTCTGATTTCATATTTCTCTACAGGAAGAAATACTGAGAGCTCAAAGTAAGCGCGAAGTTGTTAAAGAAATGGACTACTTGGGCCCGTATCTGGCTCGCCTTGGGAATCCTATGTATCTGAGCAAGGCTGAAGCACTTCAAGTGCAAGAACAATGCTTGACAGACTTCAAACAAGACCTGGTTAATCGAGCCAATTTCATATTGGAAACAtttgagaaaagtaaagaGGAATTAATGCAAAAGCAGGCTCGTCATGCCCAGGTATACAATAAAGTGATATTGGGAAAAGtaaagtgagaaaataatttcgaacgGTAGAGACACATACGTAATTGAAACTGTAGATCACATCTCGATGATCATACTCTTTACTGAGCCTTTTACATAGTACGAAATGATAATTTTCCATGCTAAACAGGAACGAGAGTTATCCAGGGAGGATGAAGAAACGTTTCAGAGTGAAATGAACAATGCTATTTTCAATCTGCACACGGTCGAAATGCAATTGAACCGATGCCGAGACCTAGCTACGGATCGGTATCAAACTCTACTAATGAATCTTCAAATGGATCCTCGTTTATCTGCCATCCATCGctctttttaaataaaacgCACTTTGCTTGCCATACGATGGTTCTCCATCCACTGGCTATAAAGAAATTTACATCAAACGTCGCTGGTATCTAATGCATGGGTATAGTACACGTCTTATTCCAGCCTGATATAAGAGATTATACTTTGGGAAGCAATTCCCTTTGAAATTGAAGTTTTCTGCCACTGCTGATCTTTCTGTAATCATACTATTTTCCTAATTTACAGGATCGAGCGTCTGTGCTATGCCgcagttatatgtataatgcttGCTGCTGCTTACCATGATAATATCGTAGGAAAATACCTACTTATAAACGTAATGTCATTTGCCAAACTTAttctaataataaattgtcgaACATGGTGAGGTGTACTGTTGCTGCGTTTCATACCTAAGGCAGGCATCCACAGTTTCATTGGAAGGACCAGGAACCCATTTGACCGATGCAACGccctgaaaatattcattgctGAACTTTTCACACAGACAAGAAGTATTGGGAATTACAACTTGATAACTGTTGCATTTATGATCACCGTAGCTACTTCAAATTGATATATTACCTTCATCATCGAATGTTGCCAAGGTGAATTTGCTGAGTTTATTGGTAAAACAATTCGCATTCGTCGTGATAGTAATGTCAGATGATCGGCTAACACCTGCCATATCACAGCGAGGATTGCATTTTCTGCTTTCTTCCACAAACCCAGAGATCAGGGTATCCATCATAATTGCCTGCAAGTGATAAGGCAGTTAGGGTGGATCATTCAAAATATCATTTGCCATCATTGAAACAGATGGCAATGGCCCAAACGGGATAGCTTCGTACCTGCCTTGAGAATACTTGTAGAATTTTAAATACGTGTGCACCATTTTCTCGCACaggaaattggagaaaaagacAAGGCAGGCAGTCGGGATTCCTTTCGTCGGAAGGTTTTGCCATCTCCCAACTAAGTTCAGAGTACTTCAGTCCCAGCAATAGACTCTGAAAAggtgtataattattgtaattagaTTATTGTTGTACTCTATCTTGATTATGCTCAATCGCTGACCAACTATGgtattgtttattaatttttccacaTGTTATTCAATCATATTAGGATCAAAACTTTATCACTTTTATATGTACAGTAAGATGTTTCTTCTATTTACATACGCACTGTGCGTCATCCACTATGTAGACTCCTAGAGCATTGATAGCAACAAGAACTTTCAAATCCCGATGCGTGATCCATGATGCCAGGCCTCTGACTGGTCGCTCTATTTGTCCGTGGAAAAAGGTCGCTCCGTAGCAGGGAAGTCCCCAACAAAACTCCAAATATTTCCTTATCAGTTTTCGCGGATTGGCGTTGGTCCCTGTATGTGGGGGTATACGCTTATACTGATCGAGTAGACGCACTTCGGGAGCCCCTTTCCCCCCTACCAGACCCAAACCAAGACCCAATCCTAATAAGAGAGTCGGAGATGTGAAGTGATGCGGTAAAAATCTGCCTTTATGGCGGCGAAAGTATGCCAGTGTGTGAATCTGTGCATTATAAGGTCCGAGCTCTATACGTGCTTGAAGCGCCCCGAGACTCGCGTATCTTGCTTGGCCCTCGCACGGATATCTACCTGCAGTAGacgtattttcataaaaatttgatcttCATTTAGTAACAGATGCCTAAGGGTTGAGTAAAATGTTTACGTTTATGCATATATCGTATGTATTAAACCTTATGCACTCTAAAATTGAAAGGGTTTACCTTCTAAGACATTATGTCTGGCCTCAGCGTAAAGCAGTTCCAAAGTCTTTGCCTCCTTGACTTGCTCCTCGTCGCTTCGagcgagaaaaatatttctacgatAGTACAAAACTGGCTGCTCTTCATCTCTAATCTCATCGCTTCCGTACTTGGCTAGCAAGCGAGGCCATCTAGTTCCAAGCTCCAGGGGTTTATGCGTCGGCCCGAGCTGTACTTCCAATTGTTGGGAGCAAAGCCAAAGTGCAAAGACCGGTTGTCCCAGAGGTGGGGATATTCTTCCCAGTCCCAATTCCTTTTCGGATTGAATTATAGCAATGATATCTTGGGTGGTAGCTGCACGTTCCACTTCCATAGTAAGAATCACTCCTGACATTAAGTAAACGGCGATGCGGAGCACAGGTTTATTTGCACTTAATTGCTGTGATCGAAGAGTCCGAGTCACTGTAACGAgagcggtgaaaaaaaattcatgacacTGCATTAATTgctgaaaacaattttacgGACATTCTCTAATATGGCAGTATACTAACAAGGTGATGCACGAGGATCCGACTGATAATCATTGTGGAATTGGTGATGAGGTGGCCCTCGTCCGGTTTGGCAATCTTTTTCCTGTAGATCCATTGTCTTCTGTCGCCCGTTACTACCCGGTTGATGTGTACTCAATGTTTATCATTTAAACGGTGTTCGGTGGATGATAAACTTGAAGCCCACAGTCGAGCGTATCTCTATGGTgactgcaattcattcttagTTTACTGAAAGCGAAACGTTAAAATTGTACCAAGTCCAGGACCGAATAGTTCGATTTCTGTGTGGATAAACTTCTGTCTTAACACTTGCCATTgcaatttcaacaaaaaagtTGTTAGGTGCTTTTCCCTTGTTGCCAACATCCTACTTCTAGAACTGGTTTTGCGTACACCAACAAATTATTTGATACTGAAAACTAATAACACGAATAATTGATAACAAACTGCTGTTTAAAACAAAGCATAAGTATCCCATCATCTTAGACAGTTCATAGTAGAGAAAGAACTGATCAGCTGGACTTTATCTGGATGGCAGAACACGTTATTGATTATTTGTGTCCTCTAACAGGGTGCATCATTTCCTGGACTCAAGACCAGATtcaatttgacaattttactTCTCTCAAAGTTCTTCATTTTACAGTAGGATAAACATATCTGaaattagaatattttatatttagtaATTATGaagtatacgtatgtataaatagGTACTTACCAAGTTATCCTTGATGTAACAATGTTTTAAGAATGAAACATTACTTGTGgatacagaatttttattaaaactttACATTTGTCATAATTcttattatatgcatatattattGGACTTAATCCGTGgataaagattttttattaagaCTTTACATTCACCGTAATTCTTATTATATGCAAATAATATCGTACCTATTCCGAAGTTTATAGTAAAACGAATTGCTTGTGGAAAAgtttatgaacaaaaaaaaaaaacattaaagtAGTCTAGAGATTGATTTGTTGGAAAGTATATTTTGCCATTTAGGGCGTACATGTCAGCTGAGGTTTCAcatgaatttgaaatgaactaacgcaatgaaaaaaaatgagcagcTTTCAATAAACCTGCAACAACGGTGTTCCAGGTAcgcataattattaatataaataatgatagaTATTTATTCACAGGTAGAAAATGTTGCGCCATTGTTTCTTTTCTGACAAATAGGATGAACAGGGCAGAAGAAACTGGTACAAGTAATCTAGCGTTACTTCGTAGCTATTTAGAACTTtgcaacaaaaacaaataatacgATTGTTTGCTATCATCAAAACGTTGAAGAGAGCAGGAAATATTTGCATTAGATTAAATCGGCGACATTCATAGGCATCTCATCAATCTGAGTGGAATAGTATTGCTCAATATCACGTAGAATTCTGATGTCATCGGTTTTGACGAAGTTGATGGATACACCTTTCCTTCCAAAACGTCCCGAACGTCCAATTCGGTGTATGTACAATTCTCGATTATTGGGTAGATCGTAGTTTATCACCAATGATACTTGTTGTACATCTATTCCTCTAGCCCACACGTCCGTTGTGATTAGTACTCGACTGAGGATTCAGAAAACATATGTCATTATTACTCGTAAGATATGCTGGATAAAACGAAAGTATCACATGGAAATTTTGGTGAATAAAAGGAAACGATCAGCGTGTCTTAATCTTGGAATTTTAGTATTGAAATTACTTCGACTCTTGTTCAAATAACGCCTGTAACAGCTTGAAGATGAGTCATGGGTGAAATTACATACCTCTGACCAGATCTAAATTCCTTCATTATGTTGTCCCTTTCTTTTTGCGGCATATCTCCGTGCATGGAACATACGGTGAAGTTTGCTTCGCGCATTTTTTCTGTAAGCCAGTCTACCTTGCGTTTCGTGTTACAGAAAATAACAGCTTGGGTTATTGTAAGGGTATCGTAAAGGTCGCACAGAGTATCAAATTTCCATTCTTCGCGCTCGACCGCAACGAAAAATTGCTTAATACCTTCCAGTGTCAATTCATCgctagaatgaaaaataagtaacTGAAGAATTGTCGACCGATTAGAACCGTGTATATACGTAAGAGATTTTATTTACCGTTTAACAAGAATACGTATAGGATCAGTCATAAACTTGCTGGTCATTTCAAGGATCTCATGGGGTAGTGTAGCGGAAACTAGTACGACTTGGGTAGCTGGAGGCAAATACCGATAGACGTCGTAGATCTGTTCTTTGAATCCCTTGTTGAGCATCTCATCCGACTCATCCAAAACCAACATTTTTATCGCTCTGGTTCTCAATACTCTGCGTTTTATCATATCTACAATGCAAGGAAATTGATTTCAGGTCAAACATAACAGGAAGTAAAAGACTGAATCAGATACAATGGCTACAGGTTCAATACGGTATACGAATGACATTGGTTGTTTACTTACCAAATACTCGC is a window encoding:
- the LOC124413914 gene encoding putative FERM domain-containing protein FRMD8P1 — translated: MDLQEKDCQTGRGPPHHQFHNDYQSDPRASPLTRTLRSQQLSANKPVLRIAVYLMSGVILTMEVERAATTQDIIAIIQSEKELGLGRISPPLGQPVFALWLCSQQLEVQLGPTHKPLELGTRWPRLLAKYGSDEIRDEEQPVLYYRRNIFLARSDEEQVKEAKTLELLYAEARHNVLEGRYPCEGQARYASLGALQARIELGPYNAQIHTLAYFRRHKGRFLPHHFTSPTLLLGLGLGLGLVGGKGAPEVRLLDQYKRIPPHTGTNANPRKLIRKYLEFCWGLPCYGATFFHGQIERPVRGLASWITHRDLKVLVAINALGVYIVDDAQCSLLLGLKYSELSWEMAKPSDERNPDCLPCLFLQFPVRENGAHVFKILQVFSRQAIMMDTLISGFVEESRKCNPRCDMAGVSRSSDITITTNANCFTNKLSKFTLATFDDEGRCIGQMGSWSFQ
- the LOC124413911 gene encoding dynein regulatory complex subunit 7-like; the encoded protein is MRSKFLLEMEASERKKLEDDLKFQEEERDKMIQELERPPPDEYWGYRIHSWVVILPEENGGRKDEILEPIFIEPTSGEFHYPADNKTSNLYLGVESIWNDQNYWVNMQICANGCASIDWDLTKPKLWEHLLPGEPWTKRGVDEEEAEQDLNIQMDKHLDMPVSWVEKISLSSVAFERRYPGGSKTILYKKAKLELYAPYVQRDGLVKKITLFEDYEYMIPTAIYETFTNRTDYRVKTVKNLDTETVIDYYKRGRPDACKEHRYFLSDAVVDSETSLDFYDVVRLDGLTRIEIHPSYLIQHFANRKDRLYYRYVQYASEKTTSLIEEYLRIVWKITEKYHRNESIPASKDVCIREFAVGDNEIRLKYHYESGKGTRATRTFVKPLPSDRGERLTFNPDMTSGYNPDPMAPPEKSLTLYYELDKQLKEEEVCRTLIAAAEDEVKAFLKGRSLEYSLPILSVSLFDRNRNDEAKAGMFAREEILRAQSKREVVKEMDYLGPYLARLGNPMYLSKAEALQVQEQCLTDFKQDLVNRANFILETFEKSKEELMQKQARHAQERELSREDEETFQSEMNNAIFNLHTVEMQLNRCRDLATDRYQTLLMNLQMDPRLSAIHRSF
- the LOC124413916 gene encoding eukaryotic initiation factor 4A-III, with amino-acid sequence MAEVKSRRVAQTEDLSNVEFETSEDVEVIPTFDNMGLRDELLRGIYAYGFEKPSAIQQRSIKPIMKGRDVIAQAQSGTGKTATFSIAILQSLDTQVRETQVLCLSPTRELATQIQKVILALGDFMNVQCHACIGGTNLGEDIRKLDYGQHVVSGTPGRVFDMIKRRVLRTRAIKMLVLDESDEMLNKGFKEQIYDVYRYLPPATQVVLVSATLPHEILEMTSKFMTDPIRILVKRDELTLEGIKQFFVAVEREEWKFDTLCDLYDTLTITQAVIFCNTKRKVDWLTEKMREANFTVCSMHGDMPQKERDNIMKEFRSGQSRVLITTDVWARGIDVQQVSLVINYDLPNNRELYIHRIGRSGRFGRKGVSINFVKTDDIRILRDIEQYYSTQIDEMPMNVADLI